A single genomic interval of Lathyrus oleraceus cultivar Zhongwan6 chromosome 7, CAAS_Psat_ZW6_1.0, whole genome shotgun sequence harbors:
- the LOC127104060 gene encoding uncharacterized protein LOC127104060, with protein MKSKPLTLYSKTVSYCFFLLLPKPKKKTQPMTYSKQDTKNYVVIRPCICLLWTVILAAFVTAAFLLWPVDPEIEMEKLTVKRAKVHPLPPLSANVWLSVAVKVHNKVLCWMELAEVDVGIKYRGQKLGHVETEGWHVAGWGSAHVFGDLEFGGLPSPEVAHFMQDLGKGRVQFHTAVEVVGNLGLFFFRFPNIFKVKLSCEVLVNTKNHTIINQHCIVKD; from the exons ATGAAATCAAAACCACTCACCTTGTACTCAAAAACAGTTTCATACTGTTTTTTTCTTCTCCTTCCCAAACCCAAGAAGAAAACACAACCAATGACATACTCAAAACAAGACACCAAAAACTACGTTGTTATACGACCATGCATCTGTCTATTATGGACAGTAATTCTAGCTGCGTTTGTAACAGCAGCGTTTCTCCTATGGCCAGTGGATCCAGAAATCGAAATGGAGAAACTAACGGTGAAACGAGCCAAGGTTCATCCTCTGCCGCCGTTGAGCGCTAACGTGTGGTTGTCAGTGGCGgtgaaagttcacaacaaggtTCTGTGTTGGATGGAGCTGGCGGAGGTTGACGTCGGAATAAAGTATCGAGGACAGAAGCTTGGTCACGTGGAGACGGAGGGGTGGCATGTGGCGGGGTGGGGTTCGGCTCATGTGTTCGGTGATCTTGAGTTTGGTGGACTGCCGTCTCCTGAAGTGGCACATTTTATGCAGGATCTTGGTAAGGGTAGGGTCCAGTTTCATACTGCGGTTGAAGTTGTGGGAAATCTTGGACTTTTTTTCTTTCGCTTCCCTAACATTTTCAAg GTAAAATTATCATGTGAGGTATTGGTGAATACAAAAAACCATACAATTATAAATCAACATTGTATTGTAAAG GATTAA